Proteins from one Pueribacillus theae genomic window:
- a CDS encoding YfzA family protein, which produces MTSTEKTRPMNLAKRWMITIGIFLIVQLIFIAVDGTFLEPNINDSGNLFARIGRWILDSKLFTEWITPYSFSFFNMFMTIHVIAILIQAVQDIISSMFPKK; this is translated from the coding sequence ACAGAAAAAACACGTCCTATGAATCTAGCAAAACGCTGGATGATCACCATTGGCATATTTTTAATTGTTCAATTGATCTTTATCGCTGTTGATGGCACTTTCCTGGAGCCAAACATAAACGACAGTGGCAACCTATTTGCCAGGATAGGAAGATGGATTTTGGATTCGAAGCTCTTTACTGAATGGATAACCCCTTATTCCTTTTCATTTTTTAATATGTTCATGACAATTCACGTTATTGCTATACTGATTCAAGCAGTACAGGACATTATTTCAAGTATGTTTCCAAAAAAATAA